The genome window TTTGCATTGCtctaacatactgtatgtacattaactgctgtaaatctaagttttatgttaaaaacctatttagaGGTGTGTTTCTTCTGCCTAAATTTATTGTGtaactttttatattttcttattttagtctTCAAAAGACCTGAATTTATACATAACttcatatttttgtctgtccatttacgccatttttaaataaatcagatgtCAGATTAGCTACTCAGTACTTAAGCAGCATTCTTTACACTTACTTGAGTAACTTCTTggtactttttactttaacttgagtaaaaatatgttgaagcagTGCTGTTCTTACTTGAGTCAAATGTTTGGCTACGCCATCCACCCGTGCTGGTTCCCATAACCAAGGActaactttagttttttttttgttgcctcatttcatgaagaaaacaaacaaaccccaCAACTATCAGTTTACAACAGTATTCATCCTGGAGACGTTCCTGCAGCTTCCTCAACACCTCGATGGGCAAATGGATCAGGAAGGTTCTGCCAGTGATGAGCATCAGCATGTTATTACTCTGTAGTAACACACAGTGATGGCACTGTCACCCTGTgggatgttttgttttctgacaaaagtaaaattgaataaagTAACAAAATTAATGATTCATTTGTAACAATTGTGTTGTCTGCCTTTATTTGCTTCAAGCAAACTGAAGTACCATTACTCTCTCTGCCATTACACACagcggtggcagcattatgatgtgggaaatgatatatatatatatatatatatataattattatatatatttttttaatcgttCCAAATGTAAACATTACAGATTGTCTTTGACCTTAGTTAAAAGTATTAATCAGGTTGGTTTTGGTAATAAATATGAACAAACCTCTAAATGACGGGTAATAAATCTGCTGACTAACTAAACACTCTCAGTATCTCTCTGATGAATTTGTGCCCTGGACAGAAAACAGGATGACAACTTTGTCTTTCTAGCACAAACAGGAACAGGAACAGGCCCGTAGATCATTAACTGCACATCAATCTCTGTGGGTTTGTTTGAATCAGCGTTTGTTTTCACATCAAACAGAcaatgatggggggggggggctaaaaCAATTTTTCGGACCTTATTCGCTCATCCAGTTGGGAGGACACTATACAGGAGAGCAAACACTCtcacttttattttatgctCACAGAAGCAAACCTTGGGCAGAGACGCAGACGCCAATAACCTTAAAGATCAACAGACAGAttgccgcaaaaaaaaaaaaataaataatggcaTCAGTCTCAGACTTGGTATGGCGACTCGCTCTTGCGACCAACAACTGTTAATGATCGTTTCCGGTGCCGTTTCACCATTTCCCTCTACTTCATTCCTCCTCTCTGAACAAGCAGGGCGCAGGCTGCTGCCTTCCCGACATCCCATCACACCGAGGGCTAAAATAAGCGCGATAAAGTATTAACTGTGTTAATCCAAGCAGTAAAAGCCCAAACGGCTGGATAGGAAACCATGCCCCTCTGGGTCTGAGTCCTGCAGCTGAAAGCAGGAGGAAATTCACCAGATACAGTTCCATTTTTCTAACAATATTtgtgatattaaaaaaacagagccGATGGGATCGTTGCTTTTGGCGGAAACGTCTGCGCTGCCCGGCGTCAGCGACCgtgtttttgctgcattttgtaGGCCGGTGAGAGTCTCGTctcccagagagagagagagccagcCAGCCGGCATCTTGCTCGCCCTCTGTCACAAAGCATCCATTTACGGGCTCCCCGGCTCAGGGTAAATGCAGGTCACCAGTGAAATGTGCTGCTTTGTGATGCATAAACAACACTGTAGCTCATTGGCTCGTTAGAGATGTTGTCTGCTGGGGGAgagcgtggggggggggggggggggtcgtctGGGAAGGAGGGCCTCTGAAACAGCGCAGCGAGCATGTGACGCGAGACTCCTTCCGCGGAGACAATCCGGCTGAATAAAGGGGAATGTATGGCAGCGGTTAAACTTTCAGCTCTGTGCTCAGTTCAATAcacaataaataattatatgaCGATATTCACGATCACTGGCAAACAAGTCCGGTTCCGTCTGCCTCTGTTTGCTTCAAACAATCCCAAGAACACTGCCCTCAGTTAAATGACTCGACTCTTCTGGAAACTAAATCAGTCTTTCCTcacattaaaatcttttttaactaaaaaaattccACAAATGAGCAAAATGTGGAGAAAATCTGGAGAAATGACCATAAGGTTGCCATATAGGGCCAGACTAGATCCTACAGTTCTCTCTACTGCACGCAGGACTACACGCTAAACGGGTTTGGACATATATGGCTATACAAAGTGGAAATCTCTCTCGTTTTTAGAAAGCAGATTCGCGTGGCAAAAACGTTAAAACCAAATTCTCCCATGTAAACAGAATCTGTCTGAGAACATGAACTAGGGCGAATGGATCTCAAAAGGCAACGCACCATGGTCAGacctaaagaaattcaagaacagctGAGAAGCTAAATAGTTAACATCATTACAAAGCCTTTCTAAGGCTTCCAGCGAACCACAGCGAGGGTCGTTGTCCTCGAATGGAGCAACCAAACCGCGGTGAACGTCCTCAGGAGAGGCCAGCCTACctaaattactccaagagtgcATCCAGGAGGTCCAAGAAGAACCCAGAGCAACAGCTAATGCACCGCAGCCCTCGCCTGCCTCAGTCAGTCAGTTCATGACACAGctgtaacaaaaaaagatgGCAACCGCCGGAGAgccaaaaccactgctgactgaaaagaaaacaccaaaaaacaTTCTGATTATCCGGTCAGTTTAGGACTCAAACTCAACGCTCACTGTGGTCCCAGTTTCTCCTGCGGCCAATCGTGTTTCTGCCGTGTCCTGCACGTTCTTACGCTGCACCCACCTGATAGAGATGCTCGGTGTGGATCTGCCAGAAGCTGCTGGGGGCCGACTGGCTGAGCGGGCAGGGCCTGCTGGGCCCCGGCAAAGAGCTGGAGTTGGACCTGGGCCTGTGGGCCACGTGGACCTGGAGCTCGGAGCCCGAGGGGGAAGCGCACGAGGCCCAGCTGAGGAGAGCAGGAGGGGCCTGGCCTGGAGTCTGCTGGGCTGGCCCCGGAGCAGGACCGGCCTCCATGGTCTCGCAGCAGATCTTGGTGTAGTAGAAGTCCTCCTCTCTCTGGGACTGATCCGACCCAGTGCTGCGCGTGTGTGCGTTGGGACATGGCAGGGGACACACAGGGAAGAGGGAGTGACTTGTGTGTTCTGAAGTGTTACTCAAAGCGCCACTCGCGGTGGCCCAGATCTAAACTCTCACTTCTCCTCATCCAGGCCAGAGCTCTTCAGCGAGCTGAAATTTTTATTccctcttgtttttttaatgccgTTTTGCAgctgagaaatgtttttaaagggcTGAACTGTCTGGTTTTCTCACCCGCTCAGACTGGATAGTGGTCAAACAGTACGCACGCAACCGTCTGACATCAGACTGCCGTATGTCGCCGCAGCAATGAAGCAGTGGACACAAAATACTCCCAAACCAATACGTGCAAAACGATTTGCCTTATTTTTACCACGATACATTAAAGCGGTGTGATCTGGACTGAGGCTACATgacatctttttatttcatttcacttAACATAAGTGAAATGTAAACATAAATGTCTAATTGACACTAAACGAAACACAAAGAACGGCCAAATTGCATCGTCACAAACTCTCCATACGGTTGATTAGAAGTTTCAGTTTTCTGTTGGGGAAGATTTAATATTTAGAAGAATAAGAAAGTTTAAAACTGCCACAAACTGACTGTTGCTAGTCACTTTAACATGAGCTAAATGCTTGCTTTCCCTTCTACAAATTAGCCCAATGAAGAAAATGTAGGTGTTAGGAACGCAGATGCACTGATGTGAGAATTTCTGGCCGATTTCACCGATTTTTATAACGCTCTGCTACGCAGATTTTTGCAGAGCAGATTTTAAGCGGTTACGATTTCGCTTTAAGAGCTATGAATCacaacaaaatactttttttttctgctttctgcaTAACTGGAAACTTTACCCATCctaacaaataaacaaagcttttcTTAAATGTTGCCCAGATTAACAAACGGTCTCCAGATCACTTTTTGCACGCCTTAAAATATGGATGTGTACCACATCaaaatatattctttttttccccctatagaTTCATTCAGGATACAGATCAGTTGGTAAAACTAGATatttgagcagaaaaaaaaacactgatttacTGTTACGGATTAAAAAGCTTGTGAATTTTAACCATATGAGCATAAAGCTGGGTTTCTGTGAGTGATCATTAACTACTTACATTGGAATCAAAAGCGACGTCACGCTGTGCGTATGAAAAGAGCAGTCGCtgttacacagctctgcagttaaaCCTAGATTGTATAGTTATTTCAAACTGTCCGGTGCATCTTGTGTTAGTGTTTTATGAAGATTAGCTCTTTGAACGCGGTTGGAGTTACTAACTGGAAACATTGGGCTGTGTCTATTTCTTGTGGTGTATAGGCCCTTAGCTTCACTGTGATAAGGCAACCACGGGGTTGTTGTTAGCGCAACCTGTTAGCACTTAGCTGTGCTGCATTCACTGAAACATAGAAGgatgtgatttttgtctttgAGATGTGACACATTCAAAAGAAGACTGGAAACGAGCAGCAAAGACACAGACAACAAAATCTGACAAAAACAGCCagattttgaaagaaaaatagaaaactagctaaaagaatgcaaaaaaacacCCCTAAAGACCGACAGTGCTAGATATTACATGAAGCTACGGGTTGTTTGCTTCATGTAATATCTAAAAACATACTTCACAGGCATTGTGGACGTCACAGCTTTAAAAGGTAAAAGGACCCGGCAAGGCGCAGAGGCATCCAAATGCCGACAGGGGGCGATAGCTTTTACAAACGGTGTCTCCGCCCGGCGTTGACAAGTCGCAATCGGAAGGGaacgaaaaagaaaagaaaacgcaGCAACACAACTTGTTACATGTATGCGGTGCGTCTACTGATCAGAGAAAAGATCAGACTTGAAGTTTCCGACTGGCTGATCGCCACAAAAGAAATCGTCTGATTCTGTTCACCGGACGATTTCTCTGCCCCGTCGCTAGCTAGCGGGGAGTCACATATTTAAAATGGCCgccaaagacaaacaaaatacCCAAACTGAGAAAACAACCGAGATTAAGTGCTAAAAGCAATTTTTTAGACAAGCAAAAGCTGTTTGAAGAAAcgagcataaataaaaacacgcGCTTACGTAGACGTTAGGAGGACACAAACGAAGTAAACACGAGACGACGACAATAAACTTTCCCTCCATCTGCCGATTTTGTGGTTAGTTTTTATATCGCTACTGAACAGCTGAAGGGAATTCTGTCCCCATCGACACTCGGGGCACTTCACTCCATCCATGGGGGTTCCACTTTAAGCTTATTTTTTGTCGCAAGGTTAGTGGGGGAAACACTATAAATACACCAATAGAGCAAAGGTGAGTGGTCTTGTGGCTAAAGCACTGAAAATGTCCGCTCACCCCAGGTGCATCACACGGATGTGTCTTTTTATTCCAACAGAAGACGTTAGCACTTTGCCGCAACTGGGCCACAGACACCTATACACGCATCGCAGAGAGCTCTGGGGAGgaaagcagaaagcagaggTCAAGCACGGGGCAGCAGAGAGGGCGACTGGCTAAACGCTTCCAGCGGTTCCCAGCAGACGGATACCTTTGGCTTTTTGGCAGTGAGCTCCCCGCCCTGCTCCAGCTCCATGTGCAGGCCTTCATCGGGGCTGCTGTCGACCTCGGTGACGGACGGCGAGGGGGCGGGGCTCACGCTGCCGTGGTCCCAGCTCCAGTAGCCACTGCTGCCGCTGTCCGAGAGCTCGCCGCCGCCGCTCTCCATGTCCACAGACGAGCACGATCCAGCTAGAggaattgacaaaaaaaaaaacattttttctttcagagaTGCATTCGGAGCCAGAGGCAACGGCGTTTCCTCAGCGGCAAACGATGCCGCCTCCTCCACAAAGTCAAAACTAACTTTCGGATGTGTTTTAGGAAGATAAAAATAGAGTCGCTGCAGTCGGGGCGCGTGCTTTGCTGCTTCCCCCTGTGCCCGTTCTCCAGAGCACAGCAGGTGTCCTGCACTGGTGGTAAAGACACGTTCAGCATCACCACAGCATGTTTACACCTTTTCTATTCCTCCTTAACTGACTAATTAATCACTATATTTCACTCTGGCAATTGATGCAACGTATTTCAAATAAGTGGCCTTGATTCTGCCACAGTCGTTGCAAGAAATGCTTTGTGATGTTATgttaaattatataataaaaGGCTCAGATCTCAGACTGGGGTCTACTTAAAGCCCCTGCTGGTGCTCCATATTACAAAGAGTATTCTTCTGTCCCCAACAGGACAGATGACTCTTTGGTGAGCTTTTATTGCTGTTAATGTGTTAAATCATTCTCGGATCGAGCCCACACTAGAAGATGTTGGCGCTTACATGTTCGGGGTTAGCATTTATCAATGCGTGGGGTACCTCGTGGGAACTGTAAGGGGTAAACCTCCCTGGGACAAACAGCTGACTCAGCAGCACTCTGCACAAACTCCGCTGCCTCAGATTAGCACTGAAGCGGTTTCTTACGaaacaaactgtgctttaacaATCACGATAATCACCAGCATACCTTATTTAATTTTATGGTTTTGTGTTTCATTCATAATTTAGATCGTTAGgtgtcgtgtttttttttacgtttttatgCCACCTAAAGCCCATATAGGGGGGAAAAAGGCTATAAATGCTggtatttgttcatgttttacaATTGTCCcaacaaaaaacacactgaaaagCACTGGTTGCAGAAGAATCAACGCTTAATACCACGAAAGGAAGTCAGACCTGGACCCGGCTCCGTCTGTGGAGGGCTCTGCACCACCGGGCTACAGGACAAACTGGTCAGAACCATGGCCGCCATTATCTCGTCCATCTCCACGGACTCCGCGCTCCGGAAGCTGAAGAGCAAGACGGAAACCGCGTTAGGATTACTGCTGACCACGGCACCAGCACCACCCGGgactgtccccccccccccctcacctgtACGGAGCCTCCGCTCTGGTTGGCACGTTGCTTAGGTGCGCGGCAGCTCCCACGCTCTGCAGCGGAGCAGCAAAGTTGCCCCAGCCTGCCGCCTTGGTCCTGGGATGATGGCCGAGCGCCTTGTCAGGCTGGACGCAGCTGTGAGTCTGCACCTGCGGGGAGGGACACGTCGGGGGACGGCGTTAAAATGCCGCTTCACCTGATGATCAGCGGTCTTCTCTGTGGCTCAGGAGGTTTAGACACAGGGCGCTTAAACCGGATTAAATCAGACTTTGATGCTAGCCTCGCCGTCGCCCTGAACAACACAGCTAAGAGAATATTTCCTGTCCATCTGCGGCGTCCCGCCTGCAGATGGCAAAATCTGCCAGGGAGAAAAAACAGCAGGAGAGGGAAGCCGGGCTGGCAGATTATGAGCCGGGCCGTGTTAACGGGAGAGAAAGCGCTGATCCTATTTGTGGGAATGACAAAGTTCAAGCTCTTCCAGGGGGAAAACAAAGCAGTCTTTCCTTTGCAGAACAATGCAAATGTGCTGATAATCCCAAAACCCATGGCAGCCTGGTGTCTGAATCAGCACATTAAACATCAGAATAAAAACCACCtaactgagggggggggggggggggggggggggtgcatatGTTTAGAAGAATAATTTGAATGATGAAAGTGTTGCGTATAAAAAGCGGGGATCCTCACCAGAGTCTGCTGGCCTCTGAGCTCGCCGTTGCTGTGCGTCGCTGCAGACGCGCCGCCCTGCCGTCCCGCCCGGTGGGCCGCCGTCCCGCCCGGCCCCGACCCAGCACTGTTCTCCGGTCCCATAGCTGCCATGGTGCTGTTGCACACAATAACGGGGACTCAGCACAACCTCACACTTGGCTGCAGACAAAGACACCTGCAACAGATTTGGGCAACCCTGATTACTTATTCAGTCATGAAGTTTTAAATTGtatcccccacccccccttcaGCACTTCTTGGTCATTCCACaaagttttatgtattttattgggattttgttttgTGATTTGCCAACACAAAGTGAAACATAACCGTGAGGTGAAGGAAAATTACATatggttttcagtttttatctttctacaaataaaagaaaaaagtgtggcatgcatttgtattcagtccgcTTTatacatctagagactgaagtTTCTGCCCGGTCTTCAtggtagaaaaataaataaagctcaaGCTCAGGGAAGTTGGACAGAGAGCATCTgtgcacaatgttttttttaagtcttgtcACAGTTTCTGAATTGGATTAAAGTCCAAATTTTGACTGGGTAATTTCACCAGATAAATACACGGTGATCTAAAAcattccactgtagctctggtgTCATGTTTAGGCTTGTgctcctgctggaagatgaaacCTAAAGGACTGCCTTGTTCTTAGCCCTGTACATTTTCTCATCGAATCAACCATGTTGTCAGTacctgctaaagaaaagaagcctgcccacagcatgatgctgctacctgtcaacagattctcccatctgagctgtggatccctgcagctcttCCACCACGGCTCTCTTAGCTTctgctctgattaatgctctcctccCCCAGtatgtcagtttaggtggacagccatgtctgGGTAGTTGCGTTACAGCTGCAAAATATATTGAAATTGCTGGTTACCCAATTTAGGTGTGATCTAGACAGCAAATGTTGTTTGGAAGAAGTATTTGGTAGACTAATAATATTTTTAGTAGCAGTTGGATAGTATTTCAATAGCCTCTTTTGGAACATCCTTTCATTTAGTAAACAACTGTAATGTGGACTGGGAGGCTAAAGTCAACCCACCAGTATTACACCCCTGATCCACTTCATGGGGTAGTCATAAACCTGTAAGCTCTAAAACTATAAGAGGTAATGTAGGACTGCAGAGCCAGTGTGACACAGTGATataatgataaaacaaaaagggagCAGAGCCGCTGAAGGATCATCCATCCGTTCTGAGAAATATGTTGACCAACAAGATCTAGTGCAGACAGTTGTTGAGGATGGTGCGCGACGGCTTTGTTGGTCTTCAAAGTACCGAACCCATAACTCAGCCAGATGCGGAGGGGAATGCACCCCACGCATTTCACACATATTGCTCGGGTGGATGCGGCTAGTTGTGGGCTGCATGCTGTGAAAACACCCATGGCCCTGTGATCGCCACACATCGACTTGTATGATATGAAGGAGTCAGAGGGGTCAGCCTGAGGGAAATGTAGTTGAGTTGCAATCAATATCATTATTTCAGAAATTCAGTGTTTTCGCAACTTTCAATTTTGCCACGTGCTTTCCTTTTTCAGTTGATGTTTATAGTTCGGGGTATTGTTTTAGAACCCTAACCCTGCCCAATAACTTTCTCCCGGACCAGTCTGCCATGTTACTTGGAATTAGCGATGGTGCTTGTTCTGTAAGGTTCTCTAACAAAGTTCGGAgggcttcacagaacagctagcctcgtgagaccatcctgatctcgtgagctttcaaggtttcactcgcagatcagtttggctaccctccgttaaagaaaatttggagccgttcaccaaacgaacgtccaatcagcgttggctttgaggcgggttgaggtgtgacgcaacgaaaagcgcgacagttcagtctaaagaacatggcggcttcagccaatgaaactagcgttagcgtggctatcgagcaagttttatcggaattacagagtatttatttgctgagctaacgagcctttacctgcagcagcaagagtagcttggcttgtggttgtgttttcgtcgtcgctctgttacgagcgacgacgaatctgattggttcatttggcccgtctatcaccaacataggccaatcagctaaccagtattttcgccccttcccaaagttacttcaacggaaggtttccagatggatatgcggagcaaatctatctggcggagtcaggtaacagaacagctggattcataccAAAATCAGATTACTCAAAGAGGGACTGTATCTACTTATGACATTTAAAGGCTGTTGCCTGCACTGAGTTTGATTTAAGGGTAACATTACAGAGGCCTGCATAAACATTTACACCACTTTCAGATTTCCTATTTGTAAATTATTGTGAAAAATCTTGGATAATTTTCACTTCCTTCCTCTTTTGTGTGTGGTTGTAATAGGACACATTTTTCAAGGTGGCAAAAACACGTGCAAAAGGCATCTTATGTGAACTCAGGTCTCCACATCTCCCACAAAACGCGATGTCAAACTGAAGTAtaactcgtttttttttctggtagtATCGAAACACTTAACTAAATCAGAGCAAAAAACATCATCATTATAGACAGGTGTCTGCTTCAAACACTCATCCTGCATCTTTGAGCCTGACAGTGAAAAACAACAGCGCCACAGGAGGTCCGAAAGGATTAAATAAACTTGAAAGAAGGGATTTAGCTAATGGTTAATCCAGATCTTACTGTTGTTTGCTTGACTCCTTCTCTGTAAACCATGGGAGTGATCAAACTCTCCACAGACGTAATCTGAAGTCTGGCTGCATGTACTTTGGCCTGTCGCCTGAAAAGGTGAAAAGGGCAATGCTGCATTCAGTTCAAGTAGGGATGACCCAGGAAAAAAAGCCGAAAAGCTTAACGCAACAGGCCTACAGCGAAgatagagcttttttttttttccaagagttCAGCTACTTTTAGGCTGTCAAATTCCAACACACTGCAAAATCGcaaatgaaaatatgtaaaCTTTTTCAtggaatttgtgtatttgtccttgatttgagcaggtttctgccaatggaataattaTGGGGGTATGCAATAATAATTTGCAtttaggaacaactcatctctatcttATTTCACGTGCAGTACatctaattaccttattttaggggtaaaaatactcattccattgccataatcttgtttacctgctcaaatcaaagacaaatatacccatttcatttttttttttaatttttagttcagtttttgaaaGCAAATTTGAAGAGTCACACTGGTAGATATTAAAATGCCAAACCTGTCAAGaatatttttaatgttgtaAAAAGTGAGTTCTTTTACTGTGCGTTCTAGTAGGAACAATCAGTTGGAAACGTTAATTTAGGAAGTGGGGGACTGCAGCTCCCCTGGGCTGGCTAACGGATGTAGCAGGCTAACTCGATTCAATGTTTACAAAGTAGCAAAGCAgatatttgtattgtttttttagtaGACTctaacaaaaatgtttgttaGGTATGTTGTACAAaagaatcaaaataaaaatcacacacaAAGCTCAGTTTCCACTTCCAGTTTAAGCTAGGGCCAAGCTAGCGTTAGCCCTGCCGCCTAGCATTCACAGattagcagttgaaaacttccATCTGCATGGAGCGTAAAAGCTTAATGTCTTTCCATGTTTACTGAATACTTGCTCGCTAGTTGGTAGGCTATCAGGCAGATAATTAAGGTACGGAGTGTATTGTTTGGTGTTGCTaaggatatttaaaaaatggctATTAGTCGCCACCACGACAAGATTCTGCCACAGAGTGTGATTACTAAACATGTtccctttttatctgcctagtcGTGCACACATTATACGCATATATGTATTTACATTAGGATGACCAGATAATCCCTCTTTTGGATGACCCGATTCCAGCAAAAGCT of Fundulus heteroclitus isolate FHET01 chromosome 15, MU-UCD_Fhet_4.1, whole genome shotgun sequence contains these proteins:
- the LOC118556545 gene encoding zinc finger protein 395-like isoform X1, with protein sequence MAAMGPENSAGSGPGGTAAHRAGRQGGASAATHSNGELRGQQTLVQTHSCVQPDKALGHHPRTKAAGWGNFAAPLQSVGAAAHLSNVPTRAEAPYSFRSAESVEMDEIMAAMVLTSLSCSPVVQSPPQTEPGPGLTSFRAGSCSSVDMESGGGELSDSGSSGYWSWDHGSVSPAPSPSVTEVDSSPDEGLHMELEQGGELTAKKPKSSLRCVYRCLWPSCGKVLTSSVGIKRHIRVMHLGTGSDQSQREEDFYYTKICCETMEAGPAPGPAQQTPGQAPPALLSWASCASPSGSELQVHVAHRPRSNSSSLPGPSRPCPLSQSAPSSFWQIHTEHLYQACSPVQVSVAPKNVCNQGWTPTPSASGHSNTPMVKPRCRSVSVGEQWLQQNRLQPMSASPSRTHCSFRKGRGEAKKCRKVYGVERKDQWCTACRWKKACQRFPD
- the LOC118556545 gene encoding zinc finger protein 395-like isoform X2; this encodes MAAMGPENSAGSGPGGTAAHRAGRQGGASAATHSNGELRGQQTLVQTHSCVQPDKALGHHPRTKAAGWGNFAAPLQSVGAAAHLSNVPTRAEAPYSFRSAESVEMDEIMAAMVLTSLSCSPVVQSPPQTEPGPAGSCSSVDMESGGGELSDSGSSGYWSWDHGSVSPAPSPSVTEVDSSPDEGLHMELEQGGELTAKKPKSSLRCVYRCLWPSCGKVLTSSVGIKRHIRVMHLGTGSDQSQREEDFYYTKICCETMEAGPAPGPAQQTPGQAPPALLSWASCASPSGSELQVHVAHRPRSNSSSLPGPSRPCPLSQSAPSSFWQIHTEHLYQACSPVQVSVAPKNVCNQGWTPTPSASGHSNTPMVKPRCRSVSVGEQWLQQNRLQPMSASPSRTHCSFRKGRGEAKKCRKVYGVERKDQWCTACRWKKACQRFPD